A single genomic interval of Camelina sativa cultivar DH55 chromosome 11, Cs, whole genome shotgun sequence harbors:
- the LOC104725676 gene encoding RHOMBOID-like protein 9, chloroplastic isoform X1, producing the protein MVETGHTHVSGTRPTNWHSGIPHVALSSWALLTFGPKVCRDYGLITFCLIYILGGVSGNFMSFLHTPDPTVGGTGPAFALIGAWLVDQNQNKEMIIYNDISISQQRPLVPRN; encoded by the exons ATGGTGGAGACTGGTCACACCCATGTTTCTGGTACAAGACCAACAAATTGG CACTCTGGGATTCCTCATGTAGCCCTTAGCTCCTGGGCTCTGCTTACTTTTGGACCAAAAGTCTGCCGTGACTATGGACTAATCACATTTTGTCTCATTTACATTCTCGGAGGAGTCTCTGGTAATTTCATGAGCTTTCTGCATACACCAGATCCTACAGTTGGAGGAACT GGACCAGCATTTGCTTTAATAGGAGCTTGGCTCGTTGACCAAAATCAGAACAAGGAGATGATCATAtacaatgatatttcaataAGTCAGCAACGACCATTAGTCCCACGTAACTAA
- the LOC104725676 gene encoding RHOMBOID-like protein 9, chloroplastic isoform X2 — protein sequence MFLHSGIPHVALSSWALLTFGPKVCRDYGLITFCLIYILGGVSGNFMSFLHTPDPTVGGTGPAFALIGAWLVDQNQNKEMIIYNDISISQQRPLVPRN from the exons ATGTTTCTG CACTCTGGGATTCCTCATGTAGCCCTTAGCTCCTGGGCTCTGCTTACTTTTGGACCAAAAGTCTGCCGTGACTATGGACTAATCACATTTTGTCTCATTTACATTCTCGGAGGAGTCTCTGGTAATTTCATGAGCTTTCTGCATACACCAGATCCTACAGTTGGAGGAACT GGACCAGCATTTGCTTTAATAGGAGCTTGGCTCGTTGACCAAAATCAGAACAAGGAGATGATCATAtacaatgatatttcaataAGTCAGCAACGACCATTAGTCCCACGTAACTAA